A stretch of Castanea sativa cultivar Marrone di Chiusa Pesio chromosome 2, ASM4071231v1 DNA encodes these proteins:
- the LOC142626447 gene encoding 3-ketoacyl-CoA synthase 20-like, translated as MGDERKQTPETVPVSVQSPPERTKNKLPNFLLSVRLKYVKLGYHYLISNAMYLLLVPLLAMTSAHLSMLTLQDVLQLWDNLIKFNLVWVTLGSCVIVFLATFYFTSRPRKVYLVNFACYKPEEARICTREIFMERSTATGSFTEENLAFQKKILERSGLGQKTYFPEAVLRIPPNPCMAEARKEAEAVMFGAIDELLAKTGVKAKDIGILVVNCSLFSPTPSLSSMIVNHYKLRGNILSYNLGGMGCSAGLISIDLAKQLLQVHPNSYALVMSMENITLNWYFGNDRSMLVSNCLFRMGGAAILLSNRSSDRRRSKYQLIHTVRTHKGADDKCYNCVFQKEDETKRIGVSLSKDLMAVAGEALKTNITTLGPLVLPMSEQLLFFATLVGRKIFKLKIKPYIPDFKLAFEHFCIHAGGRAVLDELEKNLELTDWHMEPSRMTLNRFGNTSSSSLWYELAYSEAKGRIKKGDRTWQIAFGSGFKCNSAVWRALKTIDPVKEKGPWVDEIDEFPVHVPKVSAINVS; from the exons atgggAGATGAGAGGAAGCAAACCCCAGAAACTGTACCGGTTTCGGTTCAATCTCCGCCCGAGAGAACGAAAAATAAGCTCCCTAACTTTCTCTTATCCGTCAGACTCAAATATGTGAAACTGGGGTACCACTACTTAATCTCCAATGCCATGTACCTCTTGCTTGTACCACTTCTTGCCATGACTTCGGCTCATCTTTCTATGCTCACTCTTCAAGATGTTTTGCAATTATGGGACAACCTAATAAAGTTCAATCTCGTTTGGGTGACTCTAGGCTCATGCGTAATAGTTTTCCTTGCCACCTTTTACTTCACCAGCCGTCCAAGAAAAGTTTACCTAGTAAACTTTGCGTGCTACAAGCCTGAAGAGGCTCGAATATGTACGAGGGAGATTTTCATGGAAAGATCTACTGCAACTGGGAGTTTCACGGAGGAGAACTTGGCTTTTCAAAAGAAGATTCTGGAAAGGTCAGGACTGGGCCAAAAGACCTACTTCCCTGAGGCCGTGTTGAGAATCCCGCCCAATCCCTGTATGGCCGAGGCAAGGAAGGAGGCTGAGGCAGTCATGTTCGGAGCCATTGATGAGCTCTTGGCAAAGACTGGAGTGAAGGCTAAGGATATAGGGATTCTTGTAGTCAATTGTAGCTTGTTCAGCCCAACTCCATCCCTCTCCTCCATGATTGTGAATCACTACAAGCTCAGAGGGAACATTTTAAGCTATAATCTTGGTGGTATGGGTTGTAGTGCTGGCCTTATTTCTATAGATCTTGCTAAGCAGCTATTACAG GTGCACCCCAACTCTTATGCCCTAGTAATGAGCATGGAGAATATAACTCTCAATTGGTACTTCGGCAACGACCGATCAATGCTTGTCTCAAACTGCCTCTTTCGCATGGGTGGAGCAGCGATCCTCCTATCCAATCGTTCTTCAGATCGTCGTCGTTCAAAGTATCAACTCATCCACACCGTACGTACCCACAAGGGTGCCGATGATAAGTGTTACAATTGTGTGTTTCAAAAAGAGGATGAAACCAAAAGAATTGGTGTCTCACTCTCAAAAGACCTAATGGCAGTGGCTGGAGAAGCCCTCAAAACCAACATCACTACACTTGGGCCATTAGTCCTTCCCATGTCTGAACAACTTCTATTTTTTGCAACTTTAGTGGGAAGGAAGATCTTTAAACTGAAGATAAAACCATACATTCCAGATTTTAAGCTAGCTTTCGAGCATTTTTGCATTCATGCAGGGGGGAGAGCAGTGCTAGATGAGCTAGAGAAAAACCTGGAGCTCACGGATTGGCATATGGAGCCTTCAAGAATGACCCTTAATAGGTTTGGGAATACTTCTAGTAGTTCTTTGTGGTATGAATTGGCTTACTCTGAGGCTAAAGGGAGGATCAAGAAGGGTGACAGGACGTGGCAGATTGCTTTTGGTTCGGGATTCAAGTGTAACAGTGCTGTATGGCGTGCTTTAAAGACCATCGACCCAGTTAAGGAGAAGGGTCCTTGGGTGGATGAGATTGATGAGTTTCCAGTTCATGTGCCTAAAGTGTCAGCCATTAATGTTTCTTGA